TAAGGGATGGCCTCTCCCCGTATCCTGCCCCCTCAGCAAACGCTGGCCGGCCGGGAAGCGGTGTAAAGGGGCGACCTCGCCATGCACGAAAGGAGAAAAAATGGCTCTGATCACACCCGAACAGTATGAGGGGAGCCTAAAGAAGAGAAAACCCAGGATCTTCATGAACGGGAAGAAGGTCGAAGACTACCTCAGTAATCCCAATATTCGTACGGTCATCGAGGCGAACAAGGCCAGTTACCGGTGGGCCTTGGACCCCGACACCCAGGAGATCATGACGGCCCTCTCCCCCCTGACGAAGGACCGGGTCAACCGATACGTCCATGTCTGCGGAAGCCGGGAGGACCTGGTCGCAAAGGCCATCGCAGGGACTTTCGCCGCTGAACGGCTGGGAACCTGCATCTACCGGTGTCCCGGTCTGGACGCCTTCCACAGCCTGGCCAGCACGACTTGGGAGATGGACAGGAACCTCGGAACGGAGTATCACAGCCGGTTTATGAGATACCTGAAGTGGGTTCAGGAGAACGACCTGGTGGTCTCGGGGGCCTTGACAGAACCCCGTGGAGATCGCAAAAAGAGGGCCCTCGACTGGCCAGATCCTTATCTCTCCCTGAAGGTGGTGGAAAAGAGATCGGACGGGATCGTCGTCCGGGGAGCCAAGATCAATATCAGCGGCGCCTTCGTCAGCCACGAACTGGTCGTCCTTCCCCAATCCGCAAAGAAGAGAGAGGAAGGCGATTATGCCTTGGCCTTTGCGATCCCTTCCGATGCCGAAGGCATCACCTATATCTGCCAGTACTCCCCTTATTCAGCCGAACGCGAAATGGCCGAGGATATCTACGAGCTGGGAAACCCTCTCTTCGGCCAGAGGGAGACGGCCATGGTCGTCTTCGACAATGTCTTTGTCCCTTGGGAAAGGGTCTTTCACTGCGGGGAAACCGAATATTCCTCAAAATTGGTCGAACGCTTCGCCAAGACCCACCGGATGACCTGCGGGGGGACCTG
The genomic region above belongs to Thermodesulfobacteriota bacterium and contains:
- a CDS encoding aromatic ring hydroxylase, with product MALITPEQYEGSLKKRKPRIFMNGKKVEDYLSNPNIRTVIEANKASYRWALDPDTQEIMTALSPLTKDRVNRYVHVCGSREDLVAKAIAGTFAAERLGTCIYRCPGLDAFHSLASTTWEMDRNLGTEYHSRFMRYLKWVQENDLVVSGALTEPRGDRKKRALDWPDPYLSLKVVEKRSDGIVVRGAKINISGAFVSHELVVLPQSAKKREEGDYALAFAIPSDAEGITYICQYSPYSAEREMAEDIYELGNPLFGQRETAMVVFDNVFVPWERVFHCGETEYSSKLVERFAKTHRMTCGGTCKVGFMNLIIGACKLLQEYKGLEKAQHINDELTEMVVLRETGRACGLASANLGKEEPEGSGVFLPDELMGNVAKLNICNAFWRVMALAGDIGGGLIVTLPSLKELKNPETKRYVEEFLGFGSEVPTEHILKVTKLLQNWTAGQHGVGTWHGAGPVMAQKIMIQRIVDYEHEKKLVKEALGILEKR